One segment of Alistipes finegoldii DSM 17242 DNA contains the following:
- the lgt gene encoding prolipoprotein diacylglyceryl transferase — MIQPLSIVWDFNPVFFSIGSLDIRYYGLMWALAILIGAKFFDNFCKREGLPSKVSESIFIYGTLATILGARLGHCLFYDPMEYLSRPWTIITGFRDGGMASHGAAIGLLIGLWLFSRKNKLPYVWSLDRIMIAVGIGGAVVRLGNLFNSEIFGMATTLPWGFEFVRSAKWVNEFAPAAVHPTQIYEALCYLATFGLLCWLYYAKDMARRRPGILFGIGLIGIFLTRFFIEFIKTEQEAFEQGWLLDMGQWLSIPFILLGIYMIYRGATQPEVVPVVPKSPAATAKKKKK, encoded by the coding sequence ATGATACAACCGCTAAGCATCGTCTGGGATTTCAATCCGGTGTTTTTTTCCATCGGGTCGCTCGACATCCGTTATTACGGCCTGATGTGGGCGCTGGCAATCCTGATTGGCGCCAAATTCTTCGATAATTTCTGCAAACGCGAGGGACTTCCGTCGAAAGTCTCCGAGTCTATATTCATATACGGTACGCTGGCGACGATCCTCGGCGCACGTCTGGGGCACTGTCTGTTCTACGACCCGATGGAGTACCTGAGCAGGCCGTGGACCATCATCACGGGCTTCCGCGACGGCGGCATGGCCAGCCACGGCGCCGCCATCGGCCTGCTGATCGGTCTCTGGCTCTTCTCGCGCAAGAACAAGCTGCCTTACGTCTGGTCGCTGGACCGCATTATGATCGCGGTGGGTATCGGCGGCGCCGTCGTGCGTCTGGGCAACCTTTTCAATTCGGAGATTTTCGGCATGGCGACGACTCTGCCGTGGGGTTTCGAGTTCGTCCGCTCGGCCAAATGGGTGAACGAGTTCGCCCCGGCGGCGGTGCATCCGACCCAGATTTACGAAGCGCTCTGCTATCTGGCGACGTTCGGTCTGCTCTGCTGGCTCTATTATGCGAAAGACATGGCCCGCCGCCGTCCGGGCATTCTGTTCGGCATCGGACTGATCGGCATCTTCCTGACGCGCTTCTTCATCGAGTTCATCAAGACCGAGCAGGAGGCGTTCGAACAGGGATGGCTGCTCGACATGGGACAGTGGCTGAGCATTCCGTTCATTCTGCTGGGTATCTATATGATTTACCGGGGTGCGACGCAGCCGGAGGTGGTTCCCGTTGTGCCGAAATCCCCGGCTGCAACTGCCAAAAAGAAGAAAAAATGA
- a CDS encoding GtrA family protein: protein MRISELIIRFIDWFYRKPVAAILPRQTFRYVVCGGANVAFSWVCYFLVYNFVLDKEQLDLGFVVVSAYVATMLLIFPFTFFTGFWLNRYVTFRHSPLPTGTQLFRYLLSIGGSVVVNYVGLKFFVEFCGLWATPSQMLATFVTMIYSYLAAKYFTFRHAEV, encoded by the coding sequence ATGCGCATTTCCGAGCTGATAATCCGTTTCATCGACTGGTTCTACCGCAAGCCCGTCGCGGCGATCCTGCCGCGGCAGACGTTCCGTTATGTCGTTTGCGGCGGTGCGAACGTGGCGTTCAGCTGGGTGTGTTACTTTCTGGTTTATAATTTCGTCCTCGATAAGGAGCAGCTGGACCTCGGTTTCGTGGTTGTCTCTGCGTATGTCGCGACGATGCTGCTGATCTTTCCCTTCACGTTCTTCACCGGGTTCTGGCTGAACCGCTATGTGACATTCCGTCACTCGCCGCTGCCGACCGGGACGCAGTTGTTCCGTTATCTGCTGTCGATCGGCGGCTCGGTGGTCGTGAATTATGTCGGACTGAAATTTTTCGTGGAGTTCTGCGGCTTGTGGGCCACGCCGTCGCAGATGCTGGCGACTTTCGTCACGATGATCTACAGCTATCTGGCCGCCAAATACTTCACCTTCCGCCATGCGGAGGTCTGA